A region of the Candidatus Methylomirabilis oxygeniifera genome:
CAGCTCGACTGTGGTCGTGTTGCCGTACAGGTCAAACACCGTCAGTCGCCGGATGAGAAAGCTTGCCCGATCCACCCCCAGGATCACCCGTTTGAAGGCCAACCCCTTCCCCTTGGGGGTCAACTCCAGGATCGACTCCGAACTATCCCGGATCCCCGCGTGAACGATAGGCCGGACCTGAAAATCGCGCCGGAGGTTGCTCATTCCGAACAGGATCCCGATGGGGGTTGTCGTGAGTGCACCGCTTACATCTTGCGCGATCGCCTGTCGCTCGGATGGGCTGTAGCTCCAGAGGGTCTTGCCGTCGATGAGGAACAGTCTCGATTCCGGCTTTTCATACTCCCAGCGCATCCTCCCGGGCCATTTGAGGAAAAGCCGGCCGGAGGCCTCCTGGGTCATTCCGCTGAGCTTGTTCGTAGCGCGCTGAAAGAAGCTCCCCTGGAGGTCGGAAAATCCCTGGTAGGTTGCCTGGACCTTATCGGCCACCTCATCTGCTGTGAGCGCGGATACGGGAGCAGGGGTGGGGTGGAGGGTGGAGGGTGGAGGGTCAAGGGCACAAACGGGTGAACCACTCAACACAACCGCGCCCACCATGACCAGGACCGATTTAAGGATTCGCATTGCGCGGTTCAATGAGGACCTCACGCGGCCCACCCCCTTCGACGCGACTGACAATCCGCTCGTGCTCCATCTGCTCGATCATGCGCGCCGCCCGGTTAAAGCCGATCCTGAGTCGCCGCTGAATCATCGAGATCGAGGCCTGACGGGTAGTAACGACCAGGTCAACCGCTTGCCGGTACAGCTCGTCGTCTTCATTCCCGGATGATTCCAGCTCCTCTTCTGCCGGTAGCAGCGACCACGGAAACTCCTCGGCCTTCCCCTGCGCTTTCAGGAAATCGACGACGCGCTTGATCTCGATATCCGACACAAACGATCCGTGGATCCGATGCGGCTTTGAGCTCGAAGGCGGGATAAACAGCATATCGCCGTCACCCAACAGTTGTTCGGCGCCGTTCATGTCGAGGATCGTTCGGGAATCCACCTTCGAGGAAACTTGAAAGGCGAGCCTGGCGGGGAAATTGGCCTTGATGATCCCGGTAATCACGTCGACCGAAGGACGCTGCGTGGCTACGATCAAATGGATGCCCACCGCCCGGGCCATCTGCGCCAGTCTGGCGATAGAGCGCTCGACGTCGGCGGCGGCGGTCAGCATCAGGTCGGCCAGTTCGTCGATGACTACCACCAGGTAGGGAAGCGGTTGAAACACCTCGCCGCCTCCTTCGCGTCTGGCGATCCGAATCAGCCGGTTGTAACTGACAATATTCCTGGCGCCGAGCCTGGCAAACAGTTTGTACCGCCCTTCCATGTGGACGACGAGACGCTGAAGCCGCTTCGCCGCCTCCTTCGGATCACATACGACGCGTTCAGCCAGATGCGGAATCCCATCATAGATGGACAGCTCCACCCGCTTCGGATCGATCAGCAGTAAACGTATATTTTCTGCTGTGGCCTTATACAACAGGCTGACAATCAGCGCATTCAGGCATACACTCTTACCCGACCCTGTCGCCCCGGCGATAAGCAGGTGCGGCATCTGTCCCAGATCAACCACATAGGGCTCGCCGGCAATATCCTTCCCCAAAGCGAGAGGAAGGTGCGCGGCAGATCCCTCGAACACCCTGGATGCCAGCACCTCGCGCAGGTGCACGACGGCGCGACGGCGGTTTGGGATCTCTACACCGACTACCGCTTTCCCTGGAATCGGCGCCACAACGCGCACGCTGAGCGCCCGCAGGGCTAATGCCAGATCATCGGCCAATGCGACAATCCGATTGATCTTGATCCCCGGCCCGGGCTCGATCTCGTATCGGGTGATGACAGGCCCAGGCTGGGCCTGCGTGACCCTCCCTTCGACCCCGAAATCCAGCAGCTTGCGCTCAAGGATCGCTGCGTTGGCCTCCCGCTCCTCATCGGAGAGCCCGCCCTCCGATGAGGTCGGCAGATCGAGCAACGACAGCGGCGGGGTCTGAAACCCCTCTTTCGGAACCGCAAAAGGAAAGGACCCCTGGGGAGCAAGGTCATGAGTTGTCGATGGTCCAAGTTGGCGCAGGGGCGGTTCGTGAACTGTTCCTACCTCAACAGGCTCGACCACAACCGTGGCAGTCGGTCGGGTCTCAGCCCGAGACTCTTCCTCAGTGGGAGGGGTATAGGGCGGCCGGATTCGTCCCGGCAGTTGTGCCTTCGCCGCTCGCCGCTCCTTCACGCGGGCCGCCACCCGCTCGACCACATTCCGACACCCAACGGAGAGGCTCGAAAGCGGTCGACTGCTCAGACACACCACACCGAGCACGAAGGTTGTCAGCCCCAGCAACGGCAGCCCTACGCGGCCCACCAGCGGCCTGAAGATCCGATGCAGCTCCTCGCCGACAAAACCACCGGGGCGTTCCCAGGTTCGGTCTCCAGGCAGCCCCGTCCCGACGAGCAGTTGGGCCAGCAGCCCAAGACTGGCCAGGAGCAGCATGCACCCGACCAGCTTCCAGACAACACTAGGGGTCGTCTTCGCGCTGAGAAATCGCCGACTGAACAGGACAAGAAACAATGGTAAGGCCAGCGCGCCGACTCCCAACAACTCCAGAAGATCGCCGGCAAGCTCCGCCCCCCATCGCCCCCCATAATTATGCACCTGATGCCCGGGACCGCCCCCGGAGTTAAAGAACGAGGGATCGAGGGAATTGTAGGACAGGAGACTTACCAGCAGAAAGAGGGCTGCAGCGATCCCGAGGATCCCCAACACCTCGTGCGTCTTGGGATGTGTGAGGATCTGGGTCTCCGGCGATCGATCTCCTCTGCGCGGCTCCTCATGGGTCGACATCGACTCCGGTACGCCTTCAGTCGCCATCACCCGCCTCCTTCATTAGACCTCCATGATCACCGACAGGATCATGGGCCGCCGTTCGATCTCTTTCTGCAACTGTTTCCTGATCGCCGTCTTGATCCGTTGCTCTATGAGGCGCAAATCGGCCAGATCCTCCTCAGGGGCGCTTTCCAATACGGAGCACACCAGGGTTTTCATACTATCCGTGAGTGCCTTCGAATCCTGTGCATGGACAAACCCGCTATAGGCGATCCGGGGTTCCGTTACCAGCTTGCGGCAATGACGATCGACGGCAAGGACGACGATCACGACCCCCTCCTGCGCCAACCGCTGCCGGTCGCGAAGGACGGCGTCTCCGACATCGCCGATCCCCTTGCCATCGACGAAGATCCGACCGACGGGCGCCTTGCCTGCAATTCGGGCGCCGTCGCCGTCGAACTCCAGAATGTCGCCGTCCTCGATCACAAGGGTCCGGGCTTCCGGTACCCCGACCTCCCGCGCAAGCTGAGCGTGCAGGCGCAGGTGACGGTACTCTCCATGAATCGGCACAAAGAAGGTAGGACGAATCAGATTCAACATCAACTTCAACTCTTCCCGGCTGGCATGTCCCGAGACGTGGACCTCCGCCACCTCCTCGGTAATGACGCGGGCGCCCTGTCGATACAGGCCGTTAATCGTTCGAGCGATCGACCTCTCGTTGCCGGGAATGGCACGCGCCGAAAAGATGACGGTGTCGCCCGGCGATACCTGGACCTGTTTGTGCTCCGCGACAGCCATTCTGGCGATAGCAGAGAGCGGTTCGCCTTGGCTCCCGGTCGTCACGATCACCCGCCGGCCGACCGGCAGCCGCTCCAGATCATCCAGACTGACAAGTGTGTCATCGGGAATACGGAGACGCCCCAGCTCCGCAGCGATCCGCGTATTGGCCACCATACTTTTCCCGCACACCGCCACACGCTTGCCCATGGCGGCTGCCGCATCGAAGATCTGTTGGATACGATGGATGTTCGAGGCAAAACAGGCGACGATCACACGTCCCTGAGCGTCCCGAAAGATCGCATCGAGTGCCCGCCCTACCACCTGCTCCGATGGTGTAAATCCATCCCGACCCGCATTCGTGCTATCCGAGAGCAAAGCCAGCACGCCGCCATCCCCAAGCTCGGCAAGCCGCCGGTAATCGGTCAGTTGGACATCCACCGGGCTCTGGTCGAACTTGAAATCGCCGGTATGCACAATCATGCCGCGGGGAGTCCCGATCGCCAGCGCCAGGCCGTCGGGGATACTGTGGCAGATCTGAAGGAACTCAACATTGAAGCAACCGAACTGCAGGCAATCGCGGGGACGAACAGCCTTCAGATCGACATAGGGCAGGAGATTCGCTTCCTTCAGTTTTTCTGCCGCCAACCCCAGTGAGAGGCGCGTGCCATACACCGGAACCTTGATCTCATTCAACAGATACGGGAGCGCGCCGGTATGATCCTCGTGGCCGTGCGTAAGCAGCACCGCCCGTATCTGCGCCCGACGCGCAAGCAGATAGCTCATATCGGGGATCACATGGTCGATCCCGAACATCTCCTCGTCCGGAAACATCAACCCGGCATCGATCACCAGCAGGTCGTCCTCCGTCTCGACGACCGTCATGTTCAATCCAATCTCCCCCAGGCCTCCCAGGGGAACGATTCGCACTATTCGGGTATCAGACACCAGACTGCGTCTCCTGCGCAGAGGGCCTGCGGTTCAGGGGCCTTGGACGCGAAATCCCCCCAACCCCCCCTTTGCGAAAGGGGGGAAGGGGGGATTTGGCGCTGAGAGCCACCGCCAGGCGCCGTTTGGCCCGTGTACGCTTGGTCAAAGCGATTTCGAGTACCTGATCCATATGGTCCACAAACACAAACTCCATACCCCGTTTGACATTGGCAGGAAGCTCTTTGATGTCCTTGTCGTTGCGCGCCGGAACCACCACTGTGTGGATTCCCATTCTTCTCGCCGCCAACGCCTTTTCTTTGATCCCACCGATCGGCAAGACCTTGCCGCGAAGGGTCACCTCGCCGGTCATCGCCACGTCCCGTCTCACGGGGACCTTGGTCAGGGCGGACAGCAGCGCGACGGCCATCGTGATGCCGGCCGATGGACCATCCTTGGGGATCGCGCCGGCCGGAACGTGGACATGGATGTCATATTTGGTGAATACATCATCCTTGATCCCCAGATCGGCGGACCGCGACCGCGCATAGCTCAGCGCGGCCTGAGCCGATTCCTTCATCACCTCACCCAGATGTCCCGTAAGAGAGAGGCTGCCCTTCCCGCGCAGGATACTGCACTCGATGTAGATGATGTCTCCACCTGTCTGTGTCCATGCGAGACCCGTCGCAACGCCGATCTCGTCCGCATCCTGTTCCGGATCGGCCAGAAACTTCGGCGCGCCCAGGAACCGTTGCAGGACCGCCGCAGTCACCTTGGTCTGCCCTTTTTGGCCTTCCGCCACAAGCCGGGCCACCTTCCGGCACACGGTGGCAACCTCACGTTCCAGGTTTCGGAGCCCGGCCTCGCGGGTATATTCATTGATCATCTTCAGGATCGCCTCGTCGGTAATCAGCAGGCGCTTCTCGTCGATCCCGTGTTCCCGGTACTGCCTCGGAACCAGATAGCGCTTGGCGATATGGAGCTTCTCCTCCTCGGTGTACCCGGAGATATCGATGATCTCCAGCCGATCACGCAACGCCGAGATGATCGGATCGGCGAGGTTGGCCGTACAGATAAACATGACGTTGGAGAGATCAAAGGGGACGCCGAGGTAGTGATCACTGAAGCTGTAGTTCTGCTCCGGATCCAGCACCTCCAGCAGGGCCGAGGAGGGATCGCCCCGAAAATCGGTCCCGACCTTATCGACCTCGTCGATCATAAAGACGGGATTGTTCGACCCGGCCTGTTTGATCCCTTGAATGACGCGACCGGGCAGCGCCCCAATATACGTTCGCCGGTGACCCCGGATCTCCGCCTCATCGCGAACGCCGCCCAACGAGATTCGAATAAACTTACGCCCCAGGGCGCGGGCGATGGAACGGCCGAGGGAGGTCTTGCCCACCCCCGGCGGGCCGACAAAGCAGAGGATCGGTCCCTTCATCTTTTTCTTCAGCTTGCGGACGGCGAGATATTCGAGGATTCGCTCCTTGACCTTTTCCAGGTCGTAGTGGTCCTCATTGAGGATCTTCGATGCCTGCTTAATCGACAGTTTGTCCTTGGTCGGTCGACTCCAGGGCAGTTCGATCAACCAGTCAAGATAGGTTCGGATGACGGAGGCCTCCGCCGCATCGGGGTGCATCCGGCTGAGCCGCCCCAACTGCCCCTTCGCTTCGGACTCGACCGCTTCAGGCATCTTGGCCTTCCGGATCTTCTGCTCCAATTCCTGCAGTTCCTGGTTGCGGTCGTCGGTCTCGCCCAGCTCTTTCTGGATGGCTTTCAACTGCTCCCGGAGGTAATACTCCCGATGCGTCTTATCCATCTCCTCCCGAGCCTGGCTCTGAATTCGATGCTGCACCTCGAGCACCTCAAGCTCCTTGCTGAGCAACTCGCTGACCCGCTTCAGGCGCTGGGTCGGATCGAACAGCTCCAGTACCTCCTGGGCCTGCTCCATTTTCAGATCCAGGTGACTGGCTACAAGGTCGGCCAAACGGCCCGGGTGTTCGAGATTATTGATAATCACCACCACATCCGACGAGATCTGCTTGCCGAGGGCGACCCCTTTGCCGACCAGTTCCTTGACCGAACGAATCATCGCCTCCGCCTCAACGCCTGACGTGACCAGATCCGTCTCGGGGACTTCAGTGATCCTCGCCTCGAAATACGGCTCCCGTCGCTCAATCCCCACGACCTTCGCGCGGGAAAGACCCTGCACCAGTACCTTAACCCGCCCGTCCGGCATCTTAAGCATCCGCATGATCATCGCCACGGTTCCGACCGCATGAATCTCATCGGCGCCGGGATCCTCTTTCTCGGCATCCCGTTGCGCCACCAGCAAGATGAGGCGGTCCCTCGACAGCGATTCGTCGACTGCTCGAACCGATTTCTCCCGACCTATAAAGAGCGGCAAGATCATGAAGGGATAGATCACTACGTCTCGCACCGGCAGGAGCGGGATCGTCTCAGGCACCTTTCGAGTCTGCGCCTCGGTCTTGGTCTCTGGGCTCTCGGCGTCGGGAGCCGACTGTTGCTCCGTACTTTCCACCGTTGCTTCGATTGAACTCAGGACAGGCTTTTCATCCGCCACGGCTTTCAGTTCTCCTCTTTAGATCTTTCAGCAGCCTCGACAGGGCTCAGGACGGGTGTCGGTCCCGCTCTACCGGCGCGCCCACCTCATCCAGGCTGAGTGTTTTTAGGTACTCCCGCAATCCCGGCGCCAGATCCGGACGCTTCAGCGCAAACTGTACGGTCGCCTTCACAAAACCCAGCTTGCTCCCGGCATCATACCGGCGCCCGCGGAACGCGAGCCCATACATCGTTTGTGTGCTCAACAGCACTCGCAGACCATTCGTAAGCTGAATCTCTCCGCCTTCGTCCGGAGGAGTCCGCTCAAGCGCCTCAAAGATTTCCGGCGTCAGGATGTAACGCCCGATGATGGCTAGGTTGGACGGAGCCGCCTCGGGAGTCGGCTTCTCTACCAGATCCAGGATCTGGTAGATCGAATCCGCTGCCGGCCTGGGATCGATGATCCCGTAACTGCCGGTTTCCTCCCTGCTGACCTGCTGCACAGCAATAATCGAGGACCGATATCGTTCAAACGCTGCAATCATCTGCGCCAAGCAGGGGACCTCGGCATCGATGATATCGTCGCCAAGCAGGACCGCAAAAGGCTCATTCCCCACAAGCGCCTTTGCGGTCAGAATCGCGTGCCCTAATCCGAGCGGCTCTTCCTGGCGGATGTAGCAAAACGACGCCAACTCGGAGATCTGCTCGATCTCCCGCAACTGCTCCGCCTTGCCCTGCCGCCCAAGCGCAATTTGCAGCTCGAGCGATCGGTCAAAATGGTTCTCAATCGCATCCTTCCCCCGCCCGGTTACAATGATAATATCCTCGATCCCGGACGCCGCAGCTTCCTCCACCACATATTGGATCGTCGGCTTATCGACGATCGGCAGCATCTCTTTCGGCTGCGCCTTCGTTGCAGGGAGGAACCGCGTCCCCAGACCGGCGGCGGGTACAATGGCTTTACGAATTCGCATTAGTTACGCCCATTCCGAACACACTCGAACGGTAAGAAGACGGTGGAGCCTTACGGCAAGATATTGGAGGGACCTGTGGGCGGGTCATACCTGCGCCGACCGCCATAACACAACCGGCACTGAGGGTAGTGGGCATCATACCTAGGCGCATTCCTTTCTCGCCAAGGTGGACAAGAATGGGTGCTGGTAACCGACAACTCCACGACCGGATTTCGCTCTCGCGAAAAATCCTCAGCTCCTTCGATGTATACGCCCTTTGGATGACCTTTAGTCGGTTCGTTTATACAGCATCTTTCAACATAAAGTCAAGCGCCGGAGGCTGGACCAACAGCAGTTCCGCACCCAGTGTCAGAGTAGGTCTTTTTTGTTGACAAAAGACCCTGCCTCAAGATACAAGAGGGTCTCCCGCATGGTGTATCCTGACCACGCATACGAATGACACAACTGCAGCTATCACCAACCGTACAATCCGTAAAGGAGACGCGCATGAAGAAATCCCTGGCTACAATGGTGGTTGCGGCATTGTTCGTAACGGGCTGCGCCGCCCAGCGACCCTGGTATAACGCGCTCATTTGCTCAGTGGCTGGTGGTGCCGCCGGTGCCGCAATTGGGGCGGGCGCAGCGGGGGGAAGGGAAGCTGGGATAGGGGCGGGCGCCGGAGCAGTGGCGGGTGCGCTTCTCTGCGCAGCGCTGACTCCCCAGACCGCTACTCCTGACGCTGATAGGGATGGCGTGCCGGACAGCGCTGATAGATGCCCGAATACACCGGCAGGCGTGAAGGTGGATGCGACCGGGTGTCCGCCGGACAGTGATGGAGATGGTGTGCCGGACTACAAAGACCAGTGCCCCGGCACTCCTTCGGGTGTAAAAGTGAATCGGCTCGGGTGCCCGGAGCGAAAAGCCATCATCCTGAAAGGTGTCAACTTTGCTTTCAATTCTGCCGAGTTGACCACGGAATCTCTTACGATTTTGGACGGAGTTGCGGAGATTCTTAGTAAGCACCCGGACCTGAAGGTCACAATTGCCGGCCATACGGACAGCGTTGGCACGGCGGATTACAATAAGAAACTATCACAGCGGCGCGCCGAGTCAGTAAGGAACTATCTGGCCTCCCATGGCGTGAATGCAGCCAAGCTCACCGCTGTGGGATTCGGGGAAGAACAGCCGATTGCCTCAAACGATGAGGCTGAAGGCCGCACGAAGAATCGGCGAGTGGAGTTACAACCGCAAGAGTAACTGGGTATCGGTATCGGCGAGGACGCGTCGCGTCCTCGCCGATACCGATACCCGGATTCGACACGTGTTTCTGCGGAACCAGCTCTCCCGTCAGCCGGAGGGTCCTCTCACCCCTGAGCGCCTCGGCCTATTCCTGGATGTCCTCTGTTCTCATTGTTTGCGCAGCCCCCCTCAACCTTTTGCATCATAACCCACCCGTCATGATCGCAGCATGCAGGAACTCCTGCCCCTCACAACGCTCAACTTGACGCTTCGCACGTCTTTCTAGTATGCTTTCAGTGAGTTTATGATTATCCGCGGTTATGCCTCACCTGAGAATGTATACGTCAAGAGGGGGCGCATCTTCCCATACGCCTGGCGCCTTAAGGGCGCCCTGGTTCTTATCGTATTCACACTCACAGCCTGCGCTTCTCGTCACGTCGCAAATGGCTTCCTGGTCGACGAGGATCGAGGGTTCAGGATTCCCCTGCTGAGCGATGACTGGCGGCAGCTCCAGGTCGAAGGGACCGAGCTGGCCTTCCAAGCTGATCCGGGCGGCCAGGTGGCCGCGCTGTTTGTCAGTTGTGAAGAGGGGCACCCGATGACCCTGCGAATGCTGGCCAGACGCCTGTTCTTTGGG
Encoded here:
- a CDS encoding putative Outer-membrane lipoprotein carrier protein precursor (Evidence 3 : Function proposed based on presence of conserved amino acid motif, structural feature or limited homology), which encodes MRILKSVLVMVGAVVLSGSPVCALDPPPSTLHPTPAPVSALTADEVADKVQATYQGFSDLQGSFFQRATNKLSGMTQEASGRLFLKWPGRMRWEYEKPESRLFLIDGKTLWSYSPSERQAIAQDVSGALTTTPIGILFGMSNLRRDFQVRPIVHAGIRDSSESILELTPKGKGLAFKRVILGVDRASFLIRRLTVFDLYGNTTTVELSKQTVNSNLKDELFQFSPPPGTEVVTPIKPTVP
- the ftsK gene encoding DNA translocase (Evidence 2a : Function of homologous gene experimentally demonstrated in an other organism; PubMedId : 11832210; Product type ph : phenotype); the encoded protein is MATEGVPESMSTHEEPRRGDRSPETQILTHPKTHEVLGILGIAAALFLLVSLLSYNSLDPSFFNSGGGPGHQVHNYGGRWGAELAGDLLELLGVGALALPLFLVLFSRRFLSAKTTPSVVWKLVGCMLLLASLGLLAQLLVGTGLPGDRTWERPGGFVGEELHRIFRPLVGRVGLPLLGLTTFVLGVVCLSSRPLSSLSVGCRNVVERVAARVKERRAAKAQLPGRIRPPYTPPTEEESRAETRPTATVVVEPVEVGTVHEPPLRQLGPSTTHDLAPQGSFPFAVPKEGFQTPPLSLLDLPTSSEGGLSDEEREANAAILERKLLDFGVEGRVTQAQPGPVITRYEIEPGPGIKINRIVALADDLALALRALSVRVVAPIPGKAVVGVEIPNRRRAVVHLREVLASRVFEGSAAHLPLALGKDIAGEPYVVDLGQMPHLLIAGATGSGKSVCLNALIVSLLYKATAENIRLLLIDPKRVELSIYDGIPHLAERVVCDPKEAAKRLQRLVVHMEGRYKLFARLGARNIVSYNRLIRIARREGGGEVFQPLPYLVVVIDELADLMLTAAADVERSIARLAQMARAVGIHLIVATQRPSVDVITGIIKANFPARLAFQVSSKVDSRTILDMNGAEQLLGDGDMLFIPPSSSKPHRIHGSFVSDIEIKRVVDFLKAQGKAEEFPWSLLPAEEELESSGNEDDELYRQAVDLVVTTRQASISMIQRRLRIGFNRAARMIEQMEHERIVSRVEGGGPREVLIEPRNANP
- the rnjA gene encoding Ribonuclease J 1 (RNase J1), with protein sequence MRIVPLGGLGEIGLNMTVVETEDDLLVIDAGLMFPDEEMFGIDHVIPDMSYLLARRAQIRAVLLTHGHEDHTGALPYLLNEIKVPVYGTRLSLGLAAEKLKEANLLPYVDLKAVRPRDCLQFGCFNVEFLQICHSIPDGLALAIGTPRGMIVHTGDFKFDQSPVDVQLTDYRRLAELGDGGVLALLSDSTNAGRDGFTPSEQVVGRALDAIFRDAQGRVIVACFASNIHRIQQIFDAAAAMGKRVAVCGKSMVANTRIAAELGRLRIPDDTLVSLDDLERLPVGRRVIVTTGSQGEPLSAIARMAVAEHKQVQVSPGDTVIFSARAIPGNERSIARTINGLYRQGARVITEEVAEVHVSGHASREELKLMLNLIRPTFFVPIHGEYRHLRLHAQLAREVGVPEARTLVIEDGDILEFDGDGARIAGKAPVGRIFVDGKGIGDVGDAVLRDRQRLAQEGVVIVVLAVDRHCRKLVTEPRIAYSGFVHAQDSKALTDSMKTLVCSVLESAPEEDLADLRLIEQRIKTAIRKQLQKEIERRPMILSVIMEV
- the lon gene encoding ATP-dependent protease La (Evidence 2a : Function of homologous gene experimentally demonstrated in an other organism; PubMedId : 10762258; Product type e : enzyme) translates to MADEKPVLSSIEATVESTEQQSAPDAESPETKTEAQTRKVPETIPLLPVRDVVIYPFMILPLFIGREKSVRAVDESLSRDRLILLVAQRDAEKEDPGADEIHAVGTVAMIMRMLKMPDGRVKVLVQGLSRAKVVGIERREPYFEARITEVPETDLVTSGVEAEAMIRSVKELVGKGVALGKQISSDVVVIINNLEHPGRLADLVASHLDLKMEQAQEVLELFDPTQRLKRVSELLSKELEVLEVQHRIQSQAREEMDKTHREYYLREQLKAIQKELGETDDRNQELQELEQKIRKAKMPEAVESEAKGQLGRLSRMHPDAAEASVIRTYLDWLIELPWSRPTKDKLSIKQASKILNEDHYDLEKVKERILEYLAVRKLKKKMKGPILCFVGPPGVGKTSLGRSIARALGRKFIRISLGGVRDEAEIRGHRRTYIGALPGRVIQGIKQAGSNNPVFMIDEVDKVGTDFRGDPSSALLEVLDPEQNYSFSDHYLGVPFDLSNVMFICTANLADPIISALRDRLEIIDISGYTEEEKLHIAKRYLVPRQYREHGIDEKRLLITDEAILKMINEYTREAGLRNLEREVATVCRKVARLVAEGQKGQTKVTAAVLQRFLGAPKFLADPEQDADEIGVATGLAWTQTGGDIIYIECSILRGKGSLSLTGHLGEVMKESAQAALSYARSRSADLGIKDDVFTKYDIHVHVPAGAIPKDGPSAGITMAVALLSALTKVPVRRDVAMTGEVTLRGKVLPIGGIKEKALAARRMGIHTVVVPARNDKDIKELPANVKRGMEFVFVDHMDQVLEIALTKRTRAKRRLAVALSAKSPLPPFRKGGVGGISRPRPLNRRPSAQETQSGV
- the galU gene encoding glucose-1-phosphate uridylyltransferase (Evidence 2a : Function of homologous gene experimentally demonstrated in an other organism; Product type e : enzyme) yields the protein MRIRKAIVPAAGLGTRFLPATKAQPKEMLPIVDKPTIQYVVEEAAASGIEDIIIVTGRGKDAIENHFDRSLELQIALGRQGKAEQLREIEQISELASFCYIRQEEPLGLGHAILTAKALVGNEPFAVLLGDDIIDAEVPCLAQMIAAFERYRSSIIAVQQVSREETGSYGIIDPRPAADSIYQILDLVEKPTPEAAPSNLAIIGRYILTPEIFEALERTPPDEGGEIQLTNGLRVLLSTQTMYGLAFRGRRYDAGSKLGFVKATVQFALKRPDLAPGLREYLKTLSLDEVGAPVERDRHPS
- a CDS encoding OmpA/MotB precursor; its protein translation is MKKSLATMVVAALFVTGCAAQRPWYNALICSVAGGAAGAAIGAGAAGGREAGIGAGAGAVAGALLCAALTPQTATPDADRDGVPDSADRCPNTPAGVKVDATGCPPDSDGDGVPDYKDQCPGTPSGVKVNRLGCPERKAIILKGVNFAFNSAELTTESLTILDGVAEILSKHPDLKVTIAGHTDSVGTADYNKKLSQRRAESVRNYLASHGVNAAKLTAVGFGEEQPIASNDEAEGRTKNRRVELQPQE
- a CDS encoding protein of unknown function (Evidence 5 : No homology to any previously reported sequences), coding for MQPSSPLWDSGKNSRLPQTMRLKAARRIGEWSYNRKSNWVSVSARTRRVLADTDTRIRHVFLRNQLSRQPEGPLTPERLGLFLDVLCSHCLRSPPQPFAS
- a CDS encoding protein of unknown function (Evidence 5 : No homology to any previously reported sequences), encoding MIIRGYASPENVYVKRGRIFPYAWRLKGALVLIVFTLTACASRHVANGFLVDEDRGFRIPLLSDDWRQLQVEGTELAFQADPGGQVAALFVSCEEGHPMTLRMLARRLFFGISPKRIVAQNAISLNGTEAVHTVLTGRLKETDVMVSSYVATDGECAYDLVYVASPEVFQDRLPEFERFVKGWVLTEKGSESQVK